In the genome of Polynucleobacter sp. TSB-Sco08W16, the window GATATGCCAGTGGTTGTATCAATGCTAAATAGCTACTCTGGTTGGGCTGCAGCAGGTATCGGCTTTACTTTAAACAATCCAGTGTTGATTATTGCTGGTGCTTGTGTGGGCTCATCAGGCGCAATTCTGTCTTACATTATGTGTAAGGCAATGAATCGTTCCATCCTTGCAGTATTGCTTGGCGGCTTTGGCGCTGAATCTGCTGCTGCCGGTGGCGATGATGGCAGCCCGAAGAATTACAAAACAGGTTCACCTGAAGATGCAGCATTTCTCATGGAAAATGCGGACACTGTCATCATTGTTCCAGGCTATGGTCTTGCGGTTGCTCGTGCTCAACACGCCTTAAAAGAATTAACAGAAAAGTTAACCCATCATGGTGTTACCGTGAAATATGCGATTCATCCAGTTGCTGGTCGTATGCCTGGTCATATGAACGTTCTCTTGGCTGAAGCTGAAGTTCCATATGATCAAGTATTTGAGATGGAAGATATCAACAGCGACTTTGGTCAGGCTGACGTAGTGTTGATCTTGGGTGCTAATGACGTGGTGAACCCTGCAGCACGTACACCTGGAAGCCCTATTTTCGGTATGCCAATTTTGGAGGCCTTCAAAGCTAAAACCATCATCGTTAACAAACGCTCAATGGCAGCTGGCTATGCAGGTCTGGATAATGAACTGTTCTACATGGATAAAACCATGATGGTCTTCGGCGATGCCAAGAAGGTCGTAGAAGACATGGTGAAGTCGATCGAATAGTAGCCAAGATTTGGTCTCTTCAAAAAACCGCCTACGGGCGGTTTTTTATTGAGCTAAGATATAGCAAAGAGGCATCCCTAGAATGCTCAATCAAAATGAATATCGAGACAAAATGCAAACCAAGCCATTCTTTCTTACCTTAGCTTTATTACTTTCCAATCTACTTTCAGTAAATTCAGTTAGCGCTCAAACTAATTACCCAAATCGCACTATTCAAACCATCATGCCTTTGCAGGCAGGTAGCGGTGTCGATATTTTGATGCGGCCTATTGCACAAAAGATGGGCGAGAGCTTAGGTCAAGCTATCACTATTGAAAATATTCCAGGCGGGGCCGGGATCATTGGTGCAGCCAAGATTGCGCAGAGTCCTGCAGATGGTTATGTCTTGGGTGCATTTAATGACAGCATCCTCACTATGCTTCCCAATCTATACAAAAAGATTGACTACGATCCCATACAAAGTTTTTCACCCATTTCAGAAGTGGCCGCAATTACCTT includes:
- a CDS encoding NAD(P)(+) transhydrogenase (Re/Si-specific) subunit beta, with translation MSNITAISYLISSVLFILALRGLSSPTTSRQGNTFGMIGMLLAVITTFFIPDFKPAVSLIAAAVVGGAIIGTLAAKRVQMTKMPELVALMHSFVGLSAVLIAIAAVFNTAHDHTGAQKIELFIGAFIGAITFTASVIAFGKLSGKVSGKPVSFSGQHLLNLILAVSMIGAGIAYYMVDSHAAFLAMCAIALVLGITLIIPIGGADMPVVVSMLNSYSGWAAAGIGFTLNNPVLIIAGACVGSSGAILSYIMCKAMNRSILAVLLGGFGAESAAAGGDDGSPKNYKTGSPEDAAFLMENADTVIIVPGYGLAVARAQHALKELTEKLTHHGVTVKYAIHPVAGRMPGHMNVLLAEAEVPYDQVFEMEDINSDFGQADVVLILGANDVVNPAARTPGSPIFGMPILEAFKAKTIIVNKRSMAAGYAGLDNELFYMDKTMMVFGDAKKVVEDMVKSIE